The Sphingomonas sanxanigenens DSM 19645 = NX02 genome includes a region encoding these proteins:
- a CDS encoding winged helix-turn-helix transcriptional regulator yields MRDAAEALGAKFQAWQAAAFDETRCPVRNLLDRIGDRWSTLLLANLASGPQRFSALARAVPDISKRMLTQTLRTLETDGFVHRDVQPTVPPSVTYSLTPLGRSFATPLLGLVEWAEANFADVCAARARMAEAA; encoded by the coding sequence ATGCGCGATGCAGCCGAGGCGCTCGGCGCCAAATTCCAGGCCTGGCAGGCGGCAGCGTTCGACGAAACGCGATGCCCGGTCCGCAACCTGCTCGACCGCATCGGCGATCGCTGGTCGACATTGCTGCTGGCAAACCTGGCCAGCGGCCCGCAACGCTTCAGTGCCCTCGCCCGCGCGGTGCCCGACATCTCCAAACGCATGCTGACGCAGACCCTGCGCACGCTGGAGACCGACGGCTTCGTCCACCGCGACGTGCAGCCGACGGTGCCGCCCAGCGTCACCTACTCGCTGACCCCGCTGGGCCGCAGCTTCGCCACGCCGCTGCTGGGGCTGGTCGAATGGGCGGAGGCCAATTTCGCCGATGTCTGCGCGGCGCGGGCGCGGATGGCCGAGGCGGCGTAG
- a CDS encoding nuclear transport factor 2 family protein — MSYTPEEQANLQTVTGALDQASADFPKFFEAIFAPDVEWTIAGNGPVARTYHGMKDLFDNAEDALFARFAEPLAITTRGVWADGDKVFAQIDSRSRALDGKPYRNGYMYIMTMKDGKVVSGIEWLDLHAYYDILDRVTV, encoded by the coding sequence ATGTCCTACACCCCCGAAGAACAGGCCAATCTGCAAACCGTCACCGGGGCGCTCGACCAAGCCTCCGCCGATTTCCCCAAATTTTTCGAAGCGATCTTCGCGCCCGACGTCGAATGGACGATCGCCGGTAACGGTCCGGTCGCCCGGACCTATCATGGCATGAAGGACCTGTTCGACAATGCGGAAGACGCCTTGTTCGCGCGGTTTGCCGAACCGCTGGCGATCACCACCAGGGGCGTGTGGGCCGATGGCGACAAGGTGTTCGCCCAGATCGACAGTCGCAGTCGCGCCCTCGACGGCAAACCGTACCGGAACGGCTATATGTACATCATGACCATGAAGGATGGCAAAGTCGTCTCGGGCATCGAATGGCTCGACCTCCACGCCTACTACGACATTTTGGACCGGGTCACGGTCTGA
- a CDS encoding TetR/AcrR family transcriptional regulator — protein MTDDRESAAIGDAAAPAGGGLRGRPRQFDRDAALVAAMRVFWRHGYAGASIGTLLEAMGISRATLYASFGDKEDLFRKVMDLYEREKTAYMVDALEQPSGRGVARHLLYGTIALQTNTADPKGSMGIVHSLSHAPGDEAIREFVMQRGRYWRDALIARFEQAARDGDFPASIAPRDLALTLKATTDGLLVAAATGVDESQLRGIADTFLELWPGR, from the coding sequence GTGACGGACGATCGTGAATCCGCGGCCATCGGGGACGCGGCGGCGCCGGCCGGGGGCGGCCTCCGCGGCCGTCCCCGCCAGTTCGATCGCGACGCCGCGCTGGTGGCCGCGATGCGGGTGTTCTGGCGACACGGCTATGCGGGCGCCAGCATCGGGACGCTGCTCGAGGCGATGGGCATCAGCCGCGCAACCCTGTACGCATCGTTCGGCGACAAGGAGGATCTGTTCCGCAAGGTCATGGACCTCTACGAACGGGAGAAGACCGCCTATATGGTCGACGCGCTGGAGCAACCGTCCGGACGCGGCGTCGCGAGGCATCTGCTGTACGGCACGATCGCGTTACAGACCAACACCGCCGATCCGAAAGGAAGCATGGGCATCGTCCATTCGCTGAGCCATGCGCCGGGCGACGAGGCCATCCGGGAATTCGTCATGCAGCGCGGCCGGTATTGGCGCGACGCGTTGATCGCGCGTTTCGAGCAGGCGGCGCGCGACGGCGACTTTCCGGCGTCGATCGCGCCGCGCGATCTGGCGCTGACCCTGAAAGCGACGACGGACGGGTTGCTGGTGGCGGCCGCGACCGGGGTGGACGAATCCCAGTTGCGCGGCATCGCCGACACTTTCCTCGAACTTTGGCCCGGACGGTGA
- a CDS encoding tryptophan halogenase family protein yields the protein MQQDPTSDRVVKRVVVAGGGTAGWVTATALVRHLGPLLDVTLVESDEISTVGVGESTVPTFKGFHDLLRIKEDVFMSAAQATFKLGIEFENWGRIGDRYIHPFGIIGRRASWMAPFHHFWLHARARGFGGDLGEYCLEHMAGEANRIALDAAPNLGYAYHVDATRYARFLRGLAEPAGVRRVEGKIRAVELHPESGFVDAIVLDSGERIEADLFIDCTGFRSLILGEALGVPFEDWGRWITTNSAVAVQSRSVRPPQPYTSAIAHEAGWRWRIPLQHREGNGLVFCNEFMSDDEARAKLLAEIAGEPLVEPWLLRFKTGMRVDSWSRNCIALGLAGGFIEPLESTSIHLMMAGVTRLIEDFPFNGCSPGLVRRFNEKSRLEFECIRDFIILHYHVTERDDSAFWRRARTMEIPDSLQARLALWREDARAYQLDHELFRIESWSSVLLGQRFAPRGYHRLAEMMPEDALRDFLDRTRGEIAGIVATMPTHPEFLARYCPAPPPE from the coding sequence ATGCAGCAGGATCCCACGTCGGACCGGGTGGTGAAACGGGTCGTCGTCGCCGGCGGCGGCACCGCCGGCTGGGTGACCGCGACCGCGCTGGTGCGGCATCTGGGGCCGCTGCTCGACGTCACCCTGGTCGAATCGGACGAGATCTCGACGGTCGGCGTCGGCGAATCGACCGTGCCCACCTTCAAGGGTTTCCACGATCTGCTGCGGATCAAGGAAGATGTGTTCATGTCCGCCGCGCAGGCGACGTTCAAGCTGGGCATCGAATTCGAGAATTGGGGCCGGATCGGCGACCGCTATATCCACCCGTTCGGCATCATCGGCCGGCGCGCATCGTGGATGGCGCCGTTCCATCATTTCTGGCTGCACGCGCGGGCGCGCGGCTTCGGCGGCGACCTCGGCGAATATTGCCTGGAACATATGGCGGGGGAGGCGAACCGCATCGCGCTCGATGCCGCGCCCAACCTCGGCTACGCCTATCATGTCGATGCGACGCGCTACGCCCGCTTCCTGCGCGGGCTGGCCGAGCCCGCCGGGGTACGCCGCGTGGAGGGCAAGATCCGCGCAGTCGAGCTTCACCCCGAAAGCGGCTTCGTCGACGCGATCGTGCTGGATAGCGGCGAGCGGATCGAGGCCGACCTGTTCATCGACTGCACCGGCTTCCGCTCGCTGATCCTGGGCGAGGCGCTGGGCGTGCCGTTCGAGGATTGGGGGCGCTGGATCACCACCAACAGCGCGGTGGCGGTGCAATCGCGCTCCGTCCGGCCGCCGCAGCCCTATACCTCGGCGATCGCGCATGAGGCGGGCTGGCGCTGGCGCATCCCGCTGCAGCATCGCGAGGGCAACGGCCTGGTCTTCTGCAACGAATTCATGTCCGACGACGAGGCGCGCGCGAAGCTGCTCGCGGAGATCGCCGGCGAGCCGCTCGTCGAACCCTGGCTGCTGCGCTTCAAGACGGGCATGCGCGTCGACAGCTGGTCTCGCAACTGCATCGCGCTGGGGCTGGCGGGCGGCTTCATCGAGCCGCTGGAATCGACCAGCATCCACCTGATGATGGCGGGCGTGACCCGGCTGATCGAGGATTTCCCGTTCAACGGCTGCAGCCCGGGGCTGGTGCGGCGCTTCAACGAGAAGTCGCGCCTGGAATTCGAATGCATCCGCGACTTCATCATCCTCCATTATCACGTCACCGAGCGCGACGACTCCGCCTTCTGGCGCCGCGCGCGGACGATGGAGATCCCCGATTCGCTGCAGGCGCGGCTGGCGCTGTGGCGCGAGGACGCCCGCGCCTACCAGCTCGACCATGAGCTGTTCCGCATCGAGAGCTGGTCTTCCGTGCTGCTCGGCCAGCGTTTTGCGCCGCGCGGCTATCACCGCCTCGCCGAGATGATGCCCGAGGATGCGCTGCGCGACTTCCTCGATCGCACGCGCGGCGAGATCGCCGGCATCGTCGCCACAATGCCGACCCATCCTGAATTCCTCGCCCGCTATTGCCCGGCACCGCCGCCGGAGTGA
- a CDS encoding NAD(P)H-binding protein, whose translation MSATAPRFVVTAAGGQLGRLVVAALAARVGAAQVAAVVRDPAAAAALFPEGVVIRHGDYDRPETLDAAFAGAERLLLISSNAVGARVPQHRNAIEAAARAGIARIAYTSLLHADRSALGLAGEHRETEALIAASGIAYSLLRNGWYSENYAASIAPALQHGAFIGSAGTGQISGAARLDYAEAAAIALVEDAGAAMIHELAGDTAFTLAGFAAELSRQAGREIPYVDMPEAAYRTALVGAGLPEPFAALIADSDAAAANGALFDGSGALGRLIGRPTTPVAETIAAALKG comes from the coding sequence ATGTCCGCCACCGCCCCCCGCTTCGTCGTCACCGCCGCTGGCGGACAACTTGGCCGCCTCGTCGTCGCCGCGCTTGCCGCGCGCGTCGGCGCTGCGCAGGTCGCCGCCGTCGTCCGCGATCCCGCCGCCGCCGCGGCGCTGTTTCCCGAGGGCGTCGTCATCCGCCACGGCGATTATGATCGGCCGGAGACGCTCGATGCCGCCTTTGCCGGCGCCGAGCGCCTGCTGCTGATCTCCTCCAACGCGGTCGGCGCCCGCGTGCCGCAGCACCGCAACGCGATCGAGGCGGCGGCGCGCGCCGGCATCGCCCGCATCGCCTATACCAGCCTGCTCCACGCCGATCGCTCGGCGCTGGGGCTGGCGGGCGAGCATCGCGAGACCGAGGCGCTGATCGCGGCGAGCGGCATCGCCTACTCGCTGCTGCGCAACGGCTGGTACAGCGAGAATTATGCCGCCTCGATCGCCCCTGCGCTCCAGCATGGCGCCTTCATCGGCAGTGCGGGCACGGGGCAGATCTCCGGCGCGGCGCGCCTCGACTATGCCGAGGCCGCGGCGATCGCTCTGGTCGAGGATGCGGGCGCGGCCATGATCCACGAACTGGCGGGCGACACCGCCTTCACGCTGGCCGGTTTCGCCGCAGAACTCTCGCGGCAGGCGGGGCGTGAGATTCCCTATGTCGACATGCCCGAGGCCGCCTATCGCACCGCGCTGGTCGGCGCGGGCCTGCCCGAACCCTTCGCGGCGCTGATCGCGGATTCGGATGCCGCCGCGGCCAATGGCGCGCTGTTCGACGGATCGGGGGCGCTGGGCCGCCTGATCGGCCGGCCGACCACGCCCGTCGCCGAGACGATCGCGGCGGCGCTGAAGGGGTAA
- a CDS encoding AraC family transcriptional regulator, producing the protein MKAALRNYHARMQRVLDHIDRHLDDDLGLDALSAVAAFSKYHFHRQFAATFGLSVHRYVQLARMKRASYRLAYRDAQSVTAVAMDAGYDAPDAFARAFRQRFGQSPSAFRKGPGWEPWLAAFGPLDDARSKLVQTTYTPDDVTIREVAPTRVAIMAHRGAPAGLGATIRRFIAWRKAAGLHPATHPTYTIWRSEPRPASPADYSIDLCVGTDRPVADAQVDEGAGGGTVRLGNIPGGRCAVLRVVGHTDNLEPAARYLYREWLPASGEEARDFPLYCQRLSLFPDVPEHEAVADLFLPLE; encoded by the coding sequence ATGAAGGCGGCGCTCCGGAACTATCATGCCCGGATGCAGCGGGTGCTGGATCATATCGACCGGCATCTCGACGACGATCTCGGGCTCGATGCGCTGAGCGCGGTCGCGGCATTTTCGAAATATCATTTCCACCGGCAGTTCGCGGCGACCTTCGGGCTGTCCGTGCATCGCTATGTCCAGCTCGCCCGCATGAAGCGTGCTTCGTACCGGCTGGCCTATCGCGATGCGCAGAGCGTCACCGCGGTCGCGATGGATGCCGGTTATGACGCGCCCGACGCCTTCGCCCGCGCCTTTCGCCAACGCTTCGGGCAATCGCCCTCGGCGTTCCGGAAGGGACCGGGCTGGGAACCGTGGCTTGCGGCCTTCGGGCCTCTCGACGATGCGAGGAGCAAGCTTGTGCAGACGACCTATACACCCGACGACGTGACGATCCGTGAGGTTGCCCCAACGCGGGTGGCGATCATGGCGCATCGCGGCGCCCCCGCCGGCCTCGGCGCCACGATCCGGCGCTTCATTGCCTGGCGCAAGGCCGCGGGGCTGCATCCCGCGACGCACCCCACCTACACAATCTGGCGATCCGAACCGCGCCCGGCATCGCCGGCGGATTACAGCATCGACCTGTGCGTCGGCACCGACCGGCCGGTCGCCGACGCACAGGTCGATGAAGGGGCCGGGGGCGGTACGGTTCGCCTCGGCAACATCCCGGGCGGGCGCTGTGCGGTGCTGCGCGTCGTCGGCCACACCGACAATCTGGAGCCCGCCGCGCGCTATCTCTACCGCGAATGGCTGCCTGCGAGCGGCGAGGAAGCGCGCGACTTCCCGCTCTATTGCCAGCGCCTCAGCCTGTTCCCGGATGTGCCGGAGCATGAGGCGGTGGCGGACCTGTTCCTGCCGCTGGAATAG
- a CDS encoding VOC family protein has product MFSHVMVGSNDLDRSKHFYDAVLGTLGFAGEPFRHVAASGHARLFYAHDGSMFCVSEPINGEPACCANGGTIGFRCASPEQVQAFHDAALAHGGSATENPPGLREGGALGPLHLGYVRDPDGNKLCALHRPG; this is encoded by the coding sequence ATGTTCAGCCATGTCATGGTCGGATCCAACGATCTCGACCGCTCGAAACATTTCTACGATGCCGTGCTCGGCACGCTGGGGTTCGCCGGCGAGCCCTTCCGCCATGTCGCCGCGAGCGGGCATGCGCGGCTGTTCTACGCGCATGACGGCAGCATGTTCTGCGTGTCCGAGCCGATCAACGGTGAGCCCGCCTGCTGCGCCAATGGCGGCACGATCGGCTTCAGATGCGCGTCGCCGGAACAGGTGCAGGCGTTCCACGACGCCGCGCTCGCGCATGGCGGCAGCGCGACCGAGAATCCCCCCGGCCTGCGCGAGGGCGGCGCGCTCGGCCCGCTCCACCTGGGCTATGTCCGCGATCCCGACGGCAACAAGCTGTGCGCGCTTCACCGGCCGGGGTGA
- a CDS encoding CehA/McbA family metallohydrolase, with translation MRRVLGAMLLALAVPAMAQLPDRAADRVLEGQLTAADGATYRNLDFTVPEGTGRLVIALAHDGDPKASLIELGLADAQGFRGASSRRSEVTLAPADATPGYLPGRIGAGAWQLRFSVGFLPAGKPLGWTVKLWFMKPGERLSARVPSRGPGWYRGDLHVHSGHSDGSCANPAGVTVPCPLYATIAGAAARALDFLMLTEHNTVSQLQVMRELQPFFDRTLLIAGQEVTTLHGHINVWGVEEPIDYRIAPGLRTFNEIADRVHALGGLLSINHPAAPTGVTCLGCGWSMPDVDYARVDAVEAINGGIIATVDGGDPEGKLSNLPFWLDRLAAGDALVAVGGSDSHDGTAAPGTPLALGYPVTVVHAEGLSEAAILAGIKAGRVFVDLSMDPASLLDLSVSDGRRTVAMGGVIAASRGLTAQVRIAAAKGARLELLDGATVLATRPVPPGEAVLTFPLALSRARHAIRAQVRGADGRILLISNAVRITG, from the coding sequence ATGCGGCGCGTGCTGGGCGCCATGCTGCTGGCGCTCGCCGTGCCGGCGATGGCGCAACTGCCCGACCGCGCGGCGGACCGGGTGCTGGAGGGGCAACTCACCGCCGCGGACGGCGCCACCTATCGCAACCTCGATTTCACCGTGCCGGAAGGAACGGGCCGGCTGGTCATCGCGCTCGCGCATGACGGCGATCCGAAGGCAAGCCTGATCGAACTGGGGCTCGCCGACGCGCAAGGCTTTCGCGGCGCCAGCAGCCGGCGCAGCGAAGTGACCCTCGCGCCGGCCGATGCGACGCCGGGCTATCTGCCCGGCCGTATCGGCGCGGGCGCGTGGCAACTGCGCTTCTCGGTCGGCTTCCTGCCGGCGGGCAAGCCGCTCGGCTGGACGGTGAAACTCTGGTTCATGAAGCCGGGCGAGCGGCTGTCGGCGCGGGTGCCCTCGCGCGGGCCGGGCTGGTATCGCGGCGACCTTCACGTCCATAGCGGGCACAGCGACGGATCCTGCGCCAACCCTGCGGGGGTGACGGTGCCCTGTCCGCTCTATGCGACGATCGCCGGCGCGGCGGCGCGCGCGCTCGATTTCCTGATGCTGACCGAACACAACACCGTCAGCCAGTTGCAGGTGATGCGCGAACTGCAGCCCTTCTTCGACCGCACATTGCTGATCGCGGGGCAGGAGGTGACCACCTTGCACGGCCACATCAATGTGTGGGGGGTGGAGGAGCCGATCGACTATCGCATCGCGCCGGGGCTGCGGACGTTCAACGAGATCGCCGATCGCGTCCATGCGCTCGGCGGGCTGCTATCGATCAACCATCCCGCCGCCCCGACCGGGGTGACCTGCCTGGGCTGTGGCTGGTCGATGCCCGATGTCGATTATGCGCGCGTCGATGCGGTGGAGGCGATCAACGGCGGCATCATCGCCACGGTGGATGGCGGCGACCCCGAGGGCAAGCTGAGCAACCTGCCCTTCTGGCTCGATCGTCTCGCCGCCGGCGACGCGCTGGTCGCGGTGGGCGGCAGCGACAGCCATGACGGCACCGCCGCGCCGGGCACGCCGCTGGCGCTGGGCTATCCGGTGACGGTGGTCCATGCCGAGGGGCTGAGCGAGGCCGCGATCCTCGCCGGCATCAAGGCGGGGCGGGTGTTCGTCGATCTCTCGATGGACCCGGCGAGTCTGCTCGACCTGTCAGTGAGCGACGGGCGCCGCACGGTGGCGATGGGCGGCGTGATCGCGGCGTCGCGCGGCCTGACCGCGCAGGTCCGCATCGCCGCGGCGAAGGGCGCGCGCCTCGAACTGCTCGACGGCGCGACGGTGCTGGCGACGCGGCCGGTTCCGCCGGGGGAGGCGGTACTGACCTTTCCGCTCGCGCTGTCACGCGCCCGCCACGCGATCCGCGCACAGGTGCGCGGTGCCGACGGAAGGATCCTGCTCATCTCCAACGCGGTGCGGATCACCGGGTGA
- a CDS encoding IS481 family transposase codes for MGQVLHGSATTTEAVRRAIQRSQASLRALAKRHGINQKTVVKWKKRTSTADLPTGPKVARSSVLSVEDEAVIVAFRRHTLLPLDDCLYALQATIPHLTRSSLHRCLQRHGISRLPTIEGDAPNKRKFKSYPIGYFHIDIAEVRTEEGRLYLLVAIDRTSKFVFVELHEKATTRVAADFLRHLIAAVPYKVHTVLTDNGIHFTDPKYPGSAVEEVKLAITAGERFRCHSFALACAQNDIDHRLTKPRHPWTNGQVERMNRTIKEATVKRYHYDNHDQLRQHLGDFVAAYNFGRRLKTLKGLTPYEAICKTWLKEPHRFTSNPTHQIPGPNI; via the coding sequence ATGGGCCAGGTACTCCACGGGAGCGCCACAACGACTGAGGCAGTCCGTCGAGCGATACAGCGTAGTCAAGCGAGCCTGAGGGCGCTGGCGAAGCGGCACGGCATCAACCAGAAGACGGTCGTCAAGTGGAAGAAGCGAACCTCCACAGCCGATCTGCCGACCGGACCGAAGGTCGCCAGATCGTCCGTGCTGTCGGTCGAGGACGAGGCGGTGATTGTCGCCTTCCGCCGACATACGCTACTACCGCTGGACGACTGCCTGTATGCCTTGCAGGCCACCATCCCGCACCTGACGCGCTCGTCGCTGCACCGATGCCTCCAGCGCCACGGCATCTCGCGGCTTCCCACGATCGAGGGCGATGCGCCCAATAAGCGCAAGTTCAAGAGCTACCCGATCGGCTATTTCCATATCGACATCGCCGAAGTTCGTACCGAGGAAGGCAGGCTCTACCTGCTCGTCGCGATCGACCGGACCTCGAAGTTTGTTTTCGTTGAACTGCATGAAAAGGCCACCACGAGGGTCGCAGCCGACTTCCTTCGGCACCTCATCGCCGCTGTCCCGTACAAAGTGCACACCGTGCTCACCGACAACGGCATCCACTTCACTGATCCGAAGTATCCGGGCTCCGCAGTCGAAGAGGTCAAGCTCGCGATCACGGCTGGCGAACGGTTCCGCTGCCACTCCTTCGCGCTCGCCTGCGCGCAGAACGACATCGATCATCGGCTCACTAAGCCGCGTCATCCTTGGACCAACGGGCAGGTCGAACGGATGAACCGCACCATCAAGGAAGCCACCGTCAAACGCTACCACTACGACAATCATGACCAGCTCAGGCAGCATCTTGGCGACTTTGTCGCCGCCTACAACTTCGGCCGCAGGCTCAAGACCCTCAAGGGCCTCACACCCTACGAAGCTATCTGCAAAACGTGGCTCAAAGAGCCACACCGCTTTACGTCAAATCCGACCCACCAAATCCCGGGACCAAACATCTAG
- a CDS encoding DDE-type integrase/transposase/recombinase, which produces MAVVLDAHSRKVVGWALEDHLRATLAIAALDMALNDRCPPAGSLIHHSDRGVQYACTDYVSRLDDHRIQISMRATGNPYHNAKAESFMKTLKHEEIDASSYATIEQARADMIVSHRVV; this is translated from the coding sequence CTGGCCGTCGTCCTGGATGCCCATTCGCGCAAGGTGGTCGGCTGGGCCCTGGAGGATCACCTGCGGGCAACGCTCGCCATCGCCGCGCTCGACATGGCGCTGAACGACCGATGCCCTCCAGCCGGCAGTCTGATCCATCATTCCGATCGCGGCGTGCAATACGCCTGCACCGACTATGTCAGCCGTCTCGACGACCATCGCATCCAGATCAGCATGAGAGCGACCGGCAATCCCTATCACAACGCCAAGGCCGAGAGCTTCATGAAGACCCTCAAGCACGAGGAGATCGATGCCAGCTCATACGCCACCATCGAGCAGGCCCGTGCCGACATGATCGTGTCCCACCGGGTGGTGTAG
- a CDS encoding glycoside hydrolase family 1 protein, producing MTLTRRTMVAGTGLLTTAAALPLPKPAPASTDFLWGVATGAHQIEGGNIASDSWLLEHVRPTLYRDPSGDACDSWHRYREDIDLTVAIGCNALRMSVEWARIEPEPGRFSQAALDHYARLLDHARARGVAPLVNLVQFSYPRWFAAAGGFERPEAAERFAAYADRVGRALGDRFAAAATFNEPNVVEVVTWTPQRLGGLADHPEFRAMKAAAERATGSAHFVSMLTGDVATMQPVMMRAHALAVEALRAGAGRYPIGVTLAINEEQGVGAGHLADAKRDAVYLPWLRTAAAHGDFIGVQTYTRNFVGPAGTLPLAPDADRTQAGYEFRPEALEAVIAYVARVTDKPIYITENGVAADDDRRRIHFLDRALASLARARAGGADVRGYFHWTLLDCFEWLHGYSRQFGLVAVNRQTFKRTPKPSAWHYARLIGQQTV from the coding sequence ATGACCCTCACCCGCCGCACCATGGTCGCCGGCACCGGCCTCCTCACCACCGCCGCCGCGCTTCCGCTGCCCAAACCCGCCCCCGCCAGCACCGACTTCCTCTGGGGCGTCGCCACCGGCGCGCATCAGATCGAGGGCGGCAATATCGCGTCGGACAGCTGGCTGCTCGAACATGTTCGCCCCACGCTCTACCGCGATCCCTCGGGCGATGCCTGCGACTCCTGGCATCGCTATCGCGAGGACATCGACCTTACCGTCGCCATCGGGTGCAACGCGCTGCGGATGAGCGTGGAATGGGCGCGGATCGAGCCCGAGCCGGGGCGCTTCTCGCAGGCGGCGCTCGATCATTATGCGCGGCTGCTCGATCATGCGCGCGCGCGCGGCGTCGCCCCGCTCGTCAACCTCGTCCAATTCTCCTACCCGCGCTGGTTCGCGGCCGCGGGCGGGTTCGAGCGGCCGGAGGCGGCGGAGCGGTTCGCCGCCTATGCCGATCGTGTCGGCCGTGCGCTGGGCGATCGCTTCGCCGCCGCCGCCACCTTCAACGAACCCAATGTCGTGGAGGTCGTGACATGGACGCCGCAGCGCCTGGGCGGCCTTGCCGACCATCCGGAATTCCGCGCGATGAAGGCCGCCGCCGAGCGCGCGACCGGCAGCGCGCATTTCGTCTCGATGCTGACGGGCGATGTCGCGACGATGCAGCCGGTGATGATGCGCGCGCACGCGCTCGCGGTGGAGGCGCTGCGCGCCGGCGCCGGCCGCTATCCGATCGGGGTGACATTGGCGATCAACGAGGAACAGGGCGTGGGCGCGGGGCATCTGGCGGACGCCAAGCGCGACGCGGTCTACCTCCCCTGGCTGCGCACCGCGGCGGCGCATGGCGACTTCATCGGCGTGCAGACCTACACCCGCAACTTCGTCGGCCCCGCCGGCACGTTGCCGCTCGCCCCCGATGCCGATCGTACCCAGGCCGGCTATGAATTCCGCCCCGAGGCGCTGGAGGCGGTGATCGCCTATGTTGCGCGCGTGACCGACAAGCCGATCTACATCACCGAAAACGGCGTCGCCGCCGACGACGACCGCCGCCGCATCCATTTCCTCGACCGCGCCCTCGCCAGCCTCGCCCGCGCGCGTGCCGGCGGCGCCGACGTGCGCGGCTATTTCCACTGGACGCTGCTCGACTGCTTCGAATGGCTCCACGGCTATTCGCGGCAGTTCGGGCTCGTTGCGGTGAACCGGCAGACCTTCAAGCGCACGCCCAAGCCGAGTGCGTGGCATTATGCGCGGTTGATTGGGCAACAGACGGTGTGA